In Daucus carota subsp. sativus chromosome 4, DH1 v3.0, whole genome shotgun sequence, one DNA window encodes the following:
- the LOC108216187 gene encoding cytochrome c oxidase assembly protein COX15: MLESRLIAILKKNRKAFNQTLSSSFFSKPQTGSSSSLSRVSNESPFLNPSRYFHSKSTNSPPASISPRNPVIYNGFTSFLKYHKGFQPSLRKFSTAAVAATVCKENKEGLKFLVTAGPHAQKAIGIWLFVSAAWVFSMVVLGGVTRLTRSGLSMTDWKFTGSLPPLSEEDWLIEFEKYKQSPEFKRINKGMHLDDFKFIYWMEYAHRMWGRALGIMFVLPFGYFLRKGYITPQLGVRLSGLVALGAGQGLIGWWMVKSGLEEPISEYSEPRVSPYRLAAHLTSAFVIYCGLFWTALSVVMPEPPTESVAWVNGAAKVKRLAIPISVLVGITAISGAFVAGNDAGRAFNTFPKMGDTWIPDDIFRMKPLIRNFFENTATVQFDHRLLASATLVSIGGLWWATKKLDIHPAVRSLIGSTLGMAALQVTLGISTLLSYVPVSLGSAHQAGALTLLTLMILLNHTVRRPSLSLLKSLPSVART, encoded by the exons ATGCTCGAAAGCAGATTAATTGCGATtctaaagaaaaacagaaaggCCTTTAATCAAACATtatcatcatcctttttctcTAAGCCTCAGACCGGATCTTCATCTTCATTATCTAGGGTTTCTAATGAATCCCCATTCTTGAATCCTTCTAGATACTTCCATTCCAAATCTACAAATAGTCCTCCAGCTTCAATATCTCCAAGAAATCCTGTTATCTACAATGGGTTCACTTCATTTCTCAAGTATCACAAG GGTTTTCAACCATCGTTAAGAAAGTTTTCCACTGCAGCTGTAGCTGCAACTGTCTGTAAGGAGAATAAGGAAGGATTAAAGTTCTTAGTTACTGCAGGACCTCATGCTCAAAAAGCAATCGGTATATGGCTTTTTGTGTCAGCTGCATGGGTGTTTAGTATGGTGGTACTGGGAGGTGTGACAAGGTTAACCCGGTCTGGTCTTTCAATGACTGACTGGAAGTTCACCGGGAGCCTCCCTCCTTTGTCAGAAGAAGATTGGTTAATTGAGTTTGAAAAGTATAAGCAATCCCCGGAGTTCAAGCG TATAAATAAAGGGATGCATTTGGATGACTTTAAGTTCATTTATTGGATGGAATACGCTCATCGTATGTGGGGAAGAGCACTGGGCATCATGTTTGTGCTGCCCTTTGGATATTTTCTTCGCAAAGGATATATCACTCCACAACTTGGAGTTAGACTTTCTGGCCTCGTAGCACTTGGTGCTGGACAAGGACTAATTGGCTGGTGGATGGTTAAGAGTGGTTTAGAG GAACCGATATCAGAATATTCTGAACCAAGAGTAAGCCCTTATCGTCTGGCAGCTCATCTCACCTCGGCATTTGTTATTTACTGTGGGCTCTTTTGGACTGCCCTTTCTGTTGTTATGCCTGAACCCCCTACTGAATCAGTAGCTTGGGTGAATGGTGCTGCAAAAGTGAAGAGACTTGCGATTCCTATAAGCGTTCTTGTTGGCATAACTGCTATATCTGGAGCATTTGTTGCGGGAAATGATGCT GGTCGCGCATTTAATACATTCCCAAAGATGGGTGACACATGGATACCAGATGACATCTTTAGGATGAAACCGCTTATACGCAACTTCTTTGAGAATACAGCTACCGTACAG TTTGATCACCGACTCCTTGCGAGTGCAACTTTAGTTTCTATTGGAGGCCTATGGTGGGCAACTAAAAAATTGGACATACATCCTGCAGTACGATCATTGATCGGAAGCACACTAGGAATGGCTGCTCTTCAG GTGACTTTGGGCATATCCACTCTTCTATCTTATGTACCTGTATCACTAGGAAGTGCCCACCAGGCTGGTGCTTTAACTTTACTAACGCTTATGATCCTGCTGAATCACACTGTACGGCGACCATCCTTGTCACTTCTCAAATCTTTGCCCTCAGTTGCAAGAACTTGA
- the LOC108217779 gene encoding probable amino acid permease 7 — translation MEVEHNLLPEDRLKDDDGHIVRTGTIWSTMAHIITAVIGSGVLSLAWSTAQLGWIGGPVALLCFAVVTFVSSSLLADCYRSPDSVTGVRNPSYMDAVRVNLGRKQTWICGLLQYVSMYGTGVAYVITTATCMRAIQKSNCYHKEGRDSPCDFGVHIYMLAFGGIQMVMSQIPDFHNMAWVSIVAAIMSFSYALIGLALGFAEVIEHGMIKGSIRGVPADTTAEKLFLMFQALGDIAFAYPYALILLEIQDTIKSPPPENQTMKKASVSAIIVTTIFYLGCGCFGYAAFGNDTPGNLLTGFGFYEPFWLVDFANACIIIHLIGGYQVFSQPVFAFAERWFNDKFPNNDFMTKFYDLKLPFLPAFQLSLFRICFRSVYVVTTTGIGMVFPYFNEILGVLGALNLWPLAVYFPVEMYLLQKKIGAWTTKWVALQCFSMVCLLVTIVALIGSVQGLIRARTS, via the exons ATGGAAGTAGAGCACAATCTCTTGCCAGAGGATCGTCTCAAAGATGACGATGGGCATATAGTAAGAACTG GAACAATATGGAGTACCATGGCTCATATTATCACAGCCGTGATAGGATCCGGGGTCCTCTCACTTGCTTGGAGCACGGCTCAATTAGGATGGATTGGAGGTCCAGTAGCCTTGCTTTGCTTTGCAGTTGTCACTTTTGTGTCTTCTTCCCTTCTAGCTGATTGTTACAGGTCTCCTGACTCTGTGACTGGAGTGCGAAACCCATCTTACATGGATGCGGTTAGAGTAAATCTTG GAAGAAAACAAACATGGATATGTGGTTTGCTTCAGTATGTGAGTATGTATGGAACTGGTGTTGCTTATGTGATTACCACTGCAACATGTATGAG AGCAATTCAAAAATCTAACTGCTACCACAAAGAGGGGCGCGATTCTCCCTGTGATTTTGGGGTACACATTTATATGCTGGCATTTGGAGGGATTCAGATGGTTATGTCTCAGATACCTGATTTCCACAACATGGCTTGGGTGTCTATTGTTGCTGCTATAATGTCCTTTTCTTACGCTCTCATCGGGCTGGCTCTTGGTTTTGCAGAAGTAATTG AGCATGGAATGATTAAGGGAAGTATCAGAGGAGTCCCAGCTGATACCACAGCAGAGAAGTTGTTTCTCATGTTTCAGGCACTTGGCGACATAGCCTTTGCCTATCCATACGCACTAATCCTCTTAGAAATACAG GATACTATCAAGTCCCCTCCTCCGGAGAACCAGACAATGAAGAAAGCCTCAGTATCCGCCATCATTGTCACGACTATCTTCTACCTGGGCTGTGGATGTTTTGGATATGCAGCCTTTGGAAATGATACACCTGGAAACCTTTTGACAGGATTTGGATTCTATGAACCTTTTTGGCTAGTCGACTTTGCTAATGCCTGCATTATTATACATCTCATCGGAGGATATCAG GTGTTCAGTCAGCCAGTATTTGCATTTGCAGAAAGATGGTTCAACGACAAGTTCCCAAATAACGATTTCATGACCAAATTTTATGACTTGAAACTCCCATTTTTACCAGCTTTTCAGTTAAGTCTGTTCAGGATATGTTTCCGGTCTGTATACGTTGTGACCACGACAGGAATTGGAATGGTGTTCCCGTATTTTAATGAGATACTAGGAGTGTTGGGGGCCTTGAACCTGTGGCCCTTAGCTGTATATTTCCCAGTAGAAATGTATTTACTGCAGAAAAAGATAGGAGCTTGGACAACAAAATGGGTAGCTCTTCAGTGTTTTAGCATGGTCTGCTTGCTTGTCACAATAG